In Thermococcus stetteri, one genomic interval encodes:
- a CDS encoding class II SORL domain-containing protein: MLSGTIKSGDWKGEKHVPVIEYEKEGDLVKVEVSVGKEIPHPNTPEHHIAWIQLWFHPEDGAFPILVGKVAFTNHTDPLTEPRAVFFFRTEKKGKLYALSHCNIHGLWENEVELE, encoded by the coding sequence ATGCTTAGCGGAACCATAAAGAGTGGAGACTGGAAGGGGGAGAAGCACGTCCCCGTTATAGAGTACGAGAAGGAGGGCGACCTCGTCAAGGTCGAGGTCAGCGTCGGCAAGGAGATACCCCACCCGAACACCCCCGAGCACCACATCGCCTGGATACAGCTCTGGTTCCATCCAGAAGACGGGGCCTTCCCGATACTCGTCGGAAAGGTAGCCTTCACCAACCACACCGACCCGCTCACCGAGCCGAGGGCAGTCTTCTTCTTCAGGACGGAGAAGAAGGGCAAGCTCTACGCGCTCAGCCACTGCAACATCCACGGCCTCTGGGAGAACGAGGTCGAGCTTGAGTGA
- a CDS encoding rubrerythrin family protein yields MVVKREMTRKFLEEAFAGESMAHMRYLIFAEQAEKEGLHNIAKLFRAIAHAEFVHAKNHFIALGKLGKTPENLQMCIEGETFEVEEMYPVYKNSAEFQEEKEAVRTTHYALEAEKIHAELYKEAKEKAEKGEDIEIKKVYICPVCGYTAVDEVPEYCPVCGAPRDKFVVFE; encoded by the coding sequence ATGGTAGTGAAGAGGGAAATGACCCGGAAGTTTCTGGAGGAGGCTTTCGCTGGCGAAAGCATGGCCCACATGAGGTACCTGATCTTTGCGGAGCAGGCGGAGAAAGAAGGACTTCACAACATCGCCAAGCTCTTCAGGGCAATTGCCCATGCCGAGTTCGTTCACGCTAAAAACCACTTCATAGCCCTCGGCAAGCTTGGCAAAACACCGGAGAACCTTCAGATGTGCATAGAGGGCGAGACCTTCGAGGTTGAGGAGATGTATCCCGTCTACAAGAACTCCGCAGAGTTCCAGGAGGAGAAGGAAGCCGTGAGGACGACCCACTACGCCCTCGAGGCCGAGAAGATACACGCCGAGCTCTACAAAGAGGCTAAGGAGAAGGCCGAGAAGGGTGAGGACATCGAGATAAAGAAGGTTTACATCTGCCCGGTCTGCGGCTACACGGCGGTGGATGAGGTCCCCGAGTACTGTCCCGTCTGCGGTGCCCCAAGGGACAAGTTCGTAGTCTTTGAGTGA
- a CDS encoding helix-turn-helix domain-containing protein produces the protein MKRAVTVKLQPSKEQEKTLFELAHATAIIWNKLNYQRLKQFKEFGK, from the coding sequence ATGAAGCGAGCAGTAACAGTCAAACTCCAACCATCAAAGGAGCAGGAGAAAACACTCTTCGAGTTAGCTCACGCTACAGCAATAATCTGGAACAAACTCAACTACCAGAGGCTCAAACAATTCAAAGAATTCGGCAAAAT
- the rd gene encoding rubredoxin yields the protein MAKWKCIVCGYIYDEDEGDPDSGIAPGTKFEDLPDDWVCPLCGAPKDMFEKIE from the coding sequence ATGGCCAAGTGGAAGTGCATAGTTTGTGGATACATCTACGATGAGGATGAGGGCGACCCGGATAGCGGAATAGCCCCCGGAACCAAGTTCGAAGACCTCCCTGATGACTGGGTCTGCCCGCTCTGTGGCGCTCCCAAGGACATGTTTGAAAAGATTGAGTGA
- a CDS encoding IS1/IS1595 family N-terminal zinc-binding domain-containing protein — MTGVITNDIIARRLFLPDPEECYRTIRQIRWPDGVTCPYCDSKNIQKNGHTPKRAQKYHCKNCRKHFNDLTGTIFDHRKFPINEMT; from the coding sequence ATGACAGGGGTAATTACAAACGACATAATCGCCCGAAGATTATTCTTACCAGACCCAGAAGAGTGTTACAGGACAATCAGACAAATCCGCTGGCCAGACGGAGTAACCTGCCCATACTGCGACAGTAAAAACATCCAGAAAAACGGACACACACCGAAAAGAGCCCAGAAATACCACTGCAAAAACTGCAGAAAACACTTCAACGACTTAACAGGCACAATATTCGACCACCGCAAATTCCCAATCAACGAAATGACTTAA
- a CDS encoding HTH domain-containing protein: MAMSEELVFKVLKEAGRPLKSAEIAELAGIDKKEVDKVIKKLKKEGKIISPKRCYYAPAE; encoded by the coding sequence ATGGCCATGAGCGAGGAGTTGGTTTTCAAAGTTTTAAAAGAAGCAGGAAGACCCTTAAAAAGCGCTGAAATAGCTGAACTGGCTGGAATTGACAAGAAAGAGGTAGATAAAGTCATTAAAAAGCTCAAAAAGGAAGGAAAAATAATTTCTCCGAAGAGATGCTATTATGCTCCCGCCGAGTGA